In Cuculus canorus isolate bCucCan1 chromosome 9, bCucCan1.pri, whole genome shotgun sequence, the following are encoded in one genomic region:
- the LOC128852993 gene encoding uncharacterized protein LOC128852993 isoform X3 gives MEETVLRCFYALHRFGLKFSWFWRCYPNPRESHICTNTSNSISSICLSKMEVKTSTASEVNLESAAERDLLVVLLYATLLCHHWCCLRGNQSNIWGNSEIQPPRSEAALREDQFQTYPPVNLSKAFPQSHLECCSCCDWLQGCAFHIASSPGAFLQKEKAERDQNKQKEICLRAPGTACALKDGRGEQPGAFPSHSPQERAGDSSCSCKRCCVFSPSPGEPGPFPVDKTTLKTPRSISGSLICLPFLGRSSSSSATISFGTQRSSQPMQPVQLRGWQALLSGSVSYCDRCMGQDGSMECWHL, from the exons ATGGAAGAGACTGTTCTCAGGTGTTTTTACGCTCTTCACAG GTTTGGCCTCAAGTTCTCCTGGTTCTGGCGCTGCTACCCAAACCCGCGGGAGAGCCACATCTGTACAAACACCAGCAACAGCATCag TTCCATCTGCCTGTCGAAAATGGAGGTAAAGACCAGCACAGCCAGTGAAGTAAATCTAGAGAGTGCAGCAGAGAGAGACCTGTTGGTGGTTCTACTCTACGCCACGCTGCTCTGCCACCACTGGTGCTGTCTGCGAG GCAACCAAAGCAACATCTGGGGGAATTCAGAGATCCAGCCTCCCAGGAGTGAAGCTGCACTGCGTGAGGACCAATTTCAG ACGTATCCTCCGGTTAATCTATCGAAAGCTTTCCCGCAGTCTCACTTAG agtGCTGTTCGTGCTGTGACTGGCTTCAAGGTTGTGCATTTCATATTGCCAGCAGCCCTGGAGCTTTTCTCCAAAAG gagaaagcagaaagggatcagaacaaacagaaggaaatctGTCTCAGAGCTCCTGGCACTGCCTGTGCTCTCAAGGATGGCAGGGGAGAGCAGC CCGGGGCTTTCCCGTCCCACTCACCGCAGGAGAGGGCTGGTGattcttcctgcagctgcaaaagGTGCTGTGTCTTCAGCCCCAGCCCAGGAGAACCTGGTCCCTTTCCTGTTGACAAAACCACCCTGAAAACTCCTCGTTCCATCTCAGGCTCTCTCATCTGCCTCCCCTTCCTGGGGCGCAGCAGTTCTAGCTCAGCCACCATCTCTTTTGGCACCCAAAGGTCTTCCCAGCCCATGCAGCCTGTGCAGCTTCGTGGCTGGCAGGCGTTGCTCAGCGGCAGCGTGTCCTACTGTGACCGTTGCATGGGGCAGGATGGGTCAATGGAATGTTGGCATCTGTGA
- the LOC128852993 gene encoding uncharacterized protein LOC128852993 isoform X1, translated as MRVTLHKRKEEDGTTSPWKGRQSCGSPPVSLMLSGERRCRGSPPGPRRAPERFGLKFSWFWRCYPNPRESHICTNTSNSISSICLSKMEVKTSTASEVNLESAAERDLLVVLLYATLLCHHWCCLRGNQSNIWGNSEIQPPRSEAALREDQFQTYPPVNLSKAFPQSHLECCSCCDWLQGCAFHIASSPGAFLQKEKAERDQNKQKEICLRAPGTACALKDGRGEQPGAFPSHSPQERAGDSSCSCKRCCVFSPSPGEPGPFPVDKTTLKTPRSISGSLICLPFLGRSSSSSATISFGTQRSSQPMQPVQLRGWQALLSGSVSYCDRCMGQDGSMECWHL; from the exons ATGCGGGTGACGCttcacaaaagaaaggaagaggatggCACAACGAGTCCCTGGAAGGGAAGACAGAGCTGTGGTTCACCGCCGGTGTCGCTGATGCTTTCGGGGGAGCGGCGGTGCCGCGGATCACCCCCCGGTCCCCGCAGGGCTCCCGAGCG GTTTGGCCTCAAGTTCTCCTGGTTCTGGCGCTGCTACCCAAACCCGCGGGAGAGCCACATCTGTACAAACACCAGCAACAGCATCag TTCCATCTGCCTGTCGAAAATGGAGGTAAAGACCAGCACAGCCAGTGAAGTAAATCTAGAGAGTGCAGCAGAGAGAGACCTGTTGGTGGTTCTACTCTACGCCACGCTGCTCTGCCACCACTGGTGCTGTCTGCGAG GCAACCAAAGCAACATCTGGGGGAATTCAGAGATCCAGCCTCCCAGGAGTGAAGCTGCACTGCGTGAGGACCAATTTCAG ACGTATCCTCCGGTTAATCTATCGAAAGCTTTCCCGCAGTCTCACTTAG agtGCTGTTCGTGCTGTGACTGGCTTCAAGGTTGTGCATTTCATATTGCCAGCAGCCCTGGAGCTTTTCTCCAAAAG gagaaagcagaaagggatcagaacaaacagaaggaaatctGTCTCAGAGCTCCTGGCACTGCCTGTGCTCTCAAGGATGGCAGGGGAGAGCAGC CCGGGGCTTTCCCGTCCCACTCACCGCAGGAGAGGGCTGGTGattcttcctgcagctgcaaaagGTGCTGTGTCTTCAGCCCCAGCCCAGGAGAACCTGGTCCCTTTCCTGTTGACAAAACCACCCTGAAAACTCCTCGTTCCATCTCAGGCTCTCTCATCTGCCTCCCCTTCCTGGGGCGCAGCAGTTCTAGCTCAGCCACCATCTCTTTTGGCACCCAAAGGTCTTCCCAGCCCATGCAGCCTGTGCAGCTTCGTGGCTGGCAGGCGTTGCTCAGCGGCAGCGTGTCCTACTGTGACCGTTGCATGGGGCAGGATGGGTCAATGGAATGTTGGCATCTGTGA
- the LOC128852993 gene encoding uncharacterized protein LOC128852993 isoform X2 yields the protein MLIPSTWVVVEWEASFKEPWATSGPENENKITCRTKSKPDAEGRMEEILIWKLNVVCNQRIQVFGLKFSWFWRCYPNPRESHICTNTSNSISSICLSKMEVKTSTASEVNLESAAERDLLVVLLYATLLCHHWCCLRECCSCCDWLQGCAFHIASSPGAFLQKEKAERDQNKQKEICLRAPGTACALKDGRGEQPGAFPSHSPQERAGDSSCSCKRCCVFSPSPGEPGPFPVDKTTLKTPRSISGSLICLPFLGRSSSSSATISFGTQRSSQPMQPVQLRGWQALLSGSVSYCDRCMGQDGSMECWHL from the exons ATGCTCATTCCTTCCACATGGGTTGTGGTGGAGTGGGAAGCTTCTTTCAAAGAGCCATGGGCAACATCTGGAccagagaatgaaaataaaatcacctgCCGGACCAAAAGCAAGCCAGATGCTGAGGGAAGAATGGAAGAAATACTGATTTGGAAGCTCAACGTGGTCTGCAATCAGAGGATTCAGGT GTTTGGCCTCAAGTTCTCCTGGTTCTGGCGCTGCTACCCAAACCCGCGGGAGAGCCACATCTGTACAAACACCAGCAACAGCATCag TTCCATCTGCCTGTCGAAAATGGAGGTAAAGACCAGCACAGCCAGTGAAGTAAATCTAGAGAGTGCAGCAGAGAGAGACCTGTTGGTGGTTCTACTCTACGCCACGCTGCTCTGCCACCACTGGTGCTGTCTGCGAG agtGCTGTTCGTGCTGTGACTGGCTTCAAGGTTGTGCATTTCATATTGCCAGCAGCCCTGGAGCTTTTCTCCAAAAG gagaaagcagaaagggatcagaacaaacagaaggaaatctGTCTCAGAGCTCCTGGCACTGCCTGTGCTCTCAAGGATGGCAGGGGAGAGCAGC CCGGGGCTTTCCCGTCCCACTCACCGCAGGAGAGGGCTGGTGattcttcctgcagctgcaaaagGTGCTGTGTCTTCAGCCCCAGCCCAGGAGAACCTGGTCCCTTTCCTGTTGACAAAACCACCCTGAAAACTCCTCGTTCCATCTCAGGCTCTCTCATCTGCCTCCCCTTCCTGGGGCGCAGCAGTTCTAGCTCAGCCACCATCTCTTTTGGCACCCAAAGGTCTTCCCAGCCCATGCAGCCTGTGCAGCTTCGTGGCTGGCAGGCGTTGCTCAGCGGCAGCGTGTCCTACTGTGACCGTTGCATGGGGCAGGATGGGTCAATGGAATGTTGGCATCTGTGA
- the LOC128852993 gene encoding uncharacterized protein LOC128852993 isoform X5, protein MLIPSTWVVVEWEASFKEPWATSGPENENKITCRTKSKPDAEGRMEEILIWKLNVVCNQRIQVFGLKFSWFWRCYPNPRESHICTNTSNSISSICLSKMEVKTSTASEVNLESAAERDLLVVLLYATLLCHHWCCLRGNQSNIWGNSEIQPPRSEAALREDQFQSAVRAVTGFKVVHFILPAALELFSKSRGFPVPLTAGEGW, encoded by the exons ATGCTCATTCCTTCCACATGGGTTGTGGTGGAGTGGGAAGCTTCTTTCAAAGAGCCATGGGCAACATCTGGAccagagaatgaaaataaaatcacctgCCGGACCAAAAGCAAGCCAGATGCTGAGGGAAGAATGGAAGAAATACTGATTTGGAAGCTCAACGTGGTCTGCAATCAGAGGATTCAGGT GTTTGGCCTCAAGTTCTCCTGGTTCTGGCGCTGCTACCCAAACCCGCGGGAGAGCCACATCTGTACAAACACCAGCAACAGCATCag TTCCATCTGCCTGTCGAAAATGGAGGTAAAGACCAGCACAGCCAGTGAAGTAAATCTAGAGAGTGCAGCAGAGAGAGACCTGTTGGTGGTTCTACTCTACGCCACGCTGCTCTGCCACCACTGGTGCTGTCTGCGAG GCAACCAAAGCAACATCTGGGGGAATTCAGAGATCCAGCCTCCCAGGAGTGAAGCTGCACTGCGTGAGGACCAATTTCAG agtGCTGTTCGTGCTGTGACTGGCTTCAAGGTTGTGCATTTCATATTGCCAGCAGCCCTGGAGCTTTTCTCCAAAAG CCGGGGCTTTCCCGTCCCACTCACCGCAGGAGAGGGCTGGTGa
- the LOC128852993 gene encoding uncharacterized protein LOC128852993 isoform X4, translated as MLIPSTWVVVEWEASFKEPWATSGPENENKITCRTKSKPDAEGRMEEILIWKLNVVCNQRIQVFGLKFSWFWRCYPNPRESHICTNTSNSISSICLSKMEVKTSTASEVNLESAAERDLLVVLLYATLLCHHWCCLRGNQSNIWGNSEIQPPRSEAALREDQFQSAVRAVTGFKVVHFILPAALELFSKRRKQKGIRTNRRKSVSELLALPVLSRMAGESSVRITTVFESPHWES; from the exons ATGCTCATTCCTTCCACATGGGTTGTGGTGGAGTGGGAAGCTTCTTTCAAAGAGCCATGGGCAACATCTGGAccagagaatgaaaataaaatcacctgCCGGACCAAAAGCAAGCCAGATGCTGAGGGAAGAATGGAAGAAATACTGATTTGGAAGCTCAACGTGGTCTGCAATCAGAGGATTCAGGT GTTTGGCCTCAAGTTCTCCTGGTTCTGGCGCTGCTACCCAAACCCGCGGGAGAGCCACATCTGTACAAACACCAGCAACAGCATCag TTCCATCTGCCTGTCGAAAATGGAGGTAAAGACCAGCACAGCCAGTGAAGTAAATCTAGAGAGTGCAGCAGAGAGAGACCTGTTGGTGGTTCTACTCTACGCCACGCTGCTCTGCCACCACTGGTGCTGTCTGCGAG GCAACCAAAGCAACATCTGGGGGAATTCAGAGATCCAGCCTCCCAGGAGTGAAGCTGCACTGCGTGAGGACCAATTTCAG agtGCTGTTCGTGCTGTGACTGGCTTCAAGGTTGTGCATTTCATATTGCCAGCAGCCCTGGAGCTTTTCTCCAAAAG gagaaagcagaaagggatcagaacaaacagaaggaaatctGTCTCAGAGCTCCTGGCACTGCCTGTGCTCTCAAGGATGGCAGGGGAGAGCAGCGTACGCATCACCACTGTGTTTGAGTCCCCACACTGGGAAAGctag
- the LOC128852993 gene encoding uncharacterized protein LOC128852993 isoform X6: protein MLIPSTWVVVEWEASFKEPWATSGPENENKITCRTKSKPDAEGRMEEILIWKLNVVCNQRIQVFGLKFSWFWRCYPNPRESHICTNTSNSISSICLSKMEVKTSTASEVNLESAAERDLLVVLLYATLLCHHWCCLRGNQSNIWGNSEIQPPRSEAALREDQFQSAVRAVTGFKVVHFILPAALELFSKRS from the exons ATGCTCATTCCTTCCACATGGGTTGTGGTGGAGTGGGAAGCTTCTTTCAAAGAGCCATGGGCAACATCTGGAccagagaatgaaaataaaatcacctgCCGGACCAAAAGCAAGCCAGATGCTGAGGGAAGAATGGAAGAAATACTGATTTGGAAGCTCAACGTGGTCTGCAATCAGAGGATTCAGGT GTTTGGCCTCAAGTTCTCCTGGTTCTGGCGCTGCTACCCAAACCCGCGGGAGAGCCACATCTGTACAAACACCAGCAACAGCATCag TTCCATCTGCCTGTCGAAAATGGAGGTAAAGACCAGCACAGCCAGTGAAGTAAATCTAGAGAGTGCAGCAGAGAGAGACCTGTTGGTGGTTCTACTCTACGCCACGCTGCTCTGCCACCACTGGTGCTGTCTGCGAG GCAACCAAAGCAACATCTGGGGGAATTCAGAGATCCAGCCTCCCAGGAGTGAAGCTGCACTGCGTGAGGACCAATTTCAG agtGCTGTTCGTGCTGTGACTGGCTTCAAGGTTGTGCATTTCATATTGCCAGCAGCCCTGGAGCTTTTCTCCAAAAG ATCTTGA